Proteins encoded by one window of Halobacteriovoraceae bacterium:
- a CDS encoding DUF2892 domain-containing protein, whose amino-acid sequence MSNEQLIRMFAGSFILIGLLLSHFVHYYFIGLVYFVGLNLLQSSFTKFCPLEKILIKFRGPST is encoded by the coding sequence ATGTCTAACGAACAATTGATTAGAATGTTTGCTGGAAGTTTTATATTAATCGGGCTTCTATTATCTCATTTTGTTCATTATTATTTTATCGGACTAGTATATTTTGTTGGTCTCAATCTCTTGCAAAGTAGCTTTACTAAATTTTGCCCATTAGAGAAAATTCTCATAAAGTTTAGAGGTCCCTCAACATAG
- a CDS encoding BrnT family toxin produces MYAWDEHKSTSNKTKHGISFEEARDYIFEDRNITVMNVAYDKEEQRHAIIGKYNGKYYTGIFTIRDDKIRIISVRRSRNAEKQKAKSKGL; encoded by the coding sequence ATGTACGCATGGGATGAGCACAAAAGTACTTCAAATAAAACTAAACATGGAATTAGCTTCGAAGAAGCGAGAGACTATATTTTTGAAGATAGAAATATAACAGTAATGAATGTGGCCTATGATAAAGAAGAACAACGGCATGCAATTATAGGAAAATACAATGGCAAATACTACACAGGTATTTTCACAATAAGAGATGATAAAATTAGAATCATTTCTGTAAGGAGATCTAGAAATGCAGAAAAACAAAAAGCAAAATCTAAAGGACTTTGA
- a CDS encoding aldehyde dehydrogenase family protein, translating to MNFELKGNYFNGEFVFPATEGLHAVEKYIVKQSPANLDETLWRCPIEYNVIDNVIESAVNGFKVWKKTAIEDRISYLKKYQEQVLGRKEEIAKAIALETGKPLWEALTESAAIISKVDVTINDSLPRVRDEHIENITPDANGHVFYRPIGPSLVIGPFNFPCHLANGQILSALIAGNSVIFKPSEKTCYSAQLLIECFHQAQFPKGVINLIQGDGEVASRLTKSRPLKGIFFTGSKEIGLKILENTYSDLSKLVCLELGGKNTSIIHKDANIDFALSELLKASFLTSGQRCTSTALVAIHNDIKDEFISRFHKLAKRIIIDHPIDHEKMPFMGPLIDESAVNTYLNFVGMAKREGIEEIMRGKSIERKYRGHYVTPSIHYTDHFNHKSIFLTNELFGPNCTFISYENIEEAINIANSTEYGLASAIYTADKSLYNKCVEEIETGLLNYNRSTVGASSQLPFGGVKNSGNYRPAAVSTIDACVYPMSSLEVTTMGEVDLDNIPGLS from the coding sequence ATGAATTTTGAACTTAAGGGAAATTATTTTAATGGAGAATTTGTATTTCCTGCAACAGAAGGTTTACACGCAGTAGAAAAATATATAGTAAAACAATCTCCTGCAAATCTTGACGAAACACTCTGGCGATGTCCTATAGAATATAATGTAATCGATAATGTCATTGAATCAGCTGTAAATGGTTTTAAAGTTTGGAAGAAAACTGCAATCGAAGACAGAATCAGTTACCTCAAAAAATATCAAGAACAAGTCCTCGGTAGAAAAGAAGAAATTGCAAAAGCAATTGCCTTAGAAACTGGTAAACCATTATGGGAAGCACTTACTGAATCAGCTGCTATTATTTCAAAAGTTGATGTAACAATAAACGATTCACTTCCCAGAGTTAGAGATGAGCACATAGAAAATATAACCCCTGATGCAAATGGACATGTTTTTTATAGGCCAATAGGGCCATCTCTTGTGATAGGGCCATTTAACTTTCCCTGTCATCTCGCGAATGGACAGATTTTAAGTGCGCTCATTGCTGGAAATTCAGTTATTTTTAAACCTTCTGAAAAAACTTGTTACAGTGCTCAACTTTTAATTGAATGTTTTCACCAAGCTCAATTTCCTAAAGGGGTTATCAATTTAATCCAAGGTGATGGTGAAGTCGCTTCTAGGCTCACAAAATCTAGGCCATTAAAAGGTATTTTCTTTACTGGTTCAAAAGAAATTGGTCTCAAAATACTAGAAAATACATACTCTGATTTATCTAAATTAGTATGCCTCGAATTAGGAGGGAAAAATACTTCCATTATTCATAAAGACGCAAATATTGATTTTGCTCTATCAGAGTTATTAAAAGCAAGTTTTTTAACTAGTGGACAAAGGTGCACATCAACGGCACTCGTTGCAATTCATAACGATATTAAGGACGAATTTATTTCAAGGTTTCACAAACTCGCAAAAAGAATTATCATTGATCATCCTATCGATCATGAAAAAATGCCTTTTATGGGACCCCTTATTGATGAATCTGCAGTGAATACCTATTTAAATTTTGTAGGGATGGCCAAACGTGAAGGTATCGAAGAAATAATGCGTGGAAAATCAATCGAAAGAAAGTATCGAGGCCATTATGTTACTCCCTCAATCCATTACACTGATCATTTTAATCACAAAAGTATATTTCTAACCAATGAGTTATTTGGTCCAAATTGTACATTTATCAGTTATGAAAATATTGAAGAGGCAATAAACATTGCGAATTCTACTGAATATGGTTTGGCCAGTGCTATTTATACTGCGGACAAATCTCTTTACAATAAATGTGTAGAGGAAATAGAGACTGGATTGCTAAATTATAATCGATCAACAGTCGGAGCTAGTTCACAACTACCTTTTGGAGGGGTTAAAAATTCAGGAAATTACAGGCCTGCAGCTGTTTCTACTATAGATGCATGTGTGTATCCAATGTCATCACTAGAAGTTACAACTATGGGAGAAGTTGATTTGGATAATATTCCAGGACTAAGCTAA
- a CDS encoding arginine N-succinyltransferase, whose product MFLIRAVEEKDLEDLYDLSCSVTFINLPPNREIIQHKISKSIKSFKGLNKNIFDGLYLFVLEDRELDKVIGASMIHAQHGTEVEPHFYLSVGREHKYSKTLNTGFIHGTLKLDYETDGPTEIGGLILREDYRSHKEKLGKLLSFVRFLYIGLHLDYFKEVVHSELMPPLDQKGNSPLWEAIGRRFLNMDYQDADILSRTNKEFILSLYPSETIYETLLPIEARNSIGEVGKDTLPVKKMLESIGFKYAEEVDPFDGGPHYRCLTKDILPIKNMIHGIIDTKSNFDPEQSRTILAKIDNGQNLFQAYKMNVNIVNDRDLLKIVPEQKFLVDLDINDTIKISAIYL is encoded by the coding sequence ATGTTTTTAATTCGTGCAGTAGAAGAAAAAGACCTCGAAGATCTTTATGATCTAAGTTGCTCTGTTACATTTATAAACTTACCTCCCAATAGAGAAATCATTCAACATAAGATAAGTAAATCCATCAAATCCTTTAAAGGTTTAAATAAAAACATATTTGATGGACTCTACCTTTTTGTCCTTGAAGATCGAGAGTTAGATAAAGTAATTGGTGCCTCTATGATCCATGCACAACATGGAACAGAAGTTGAGCCACATTTTTATCTCTCAGTTGGTAGAGAGCATAAATATTCAAAAACTCTCAACACTGGCTTCATTCATGGCACATTAAAACTAGATTATGAAACTGATGGCCCGACTGAGATTGGTGGATTAATTTTAAGAGAGGATTACAGATCACATAAAGAAAAGCTTGGAAAATTGCTTTCTTTTGTCAGATTTTTATATATTGGATTACATCTAGATTATTTTAAAGAAGTTGTTCACTCTGAATTGATGCCTCCACTTGATCAAAAAGGAAATTCTCCCCTTTGGGAAGCAATTGGAAGGAGATTTTTAAATATGGATTATCAAGATGCTGACATTCTCAGTAGAACAAATAAAGAATTCATTCTTTCTTTATATCCATCTGAAACTATCTACGAAACGCTACTACCAATTGAGGCCAGAAACTCAATTGGAGAAGTCGGAAAAGACACACTTCCGGTAAAGAAAATGCTTGAAAGTATAGGTTTTAAATATGCTGAAGAAGTTGATCCTTTTGATGGAGGGCCACATTATCGTTGCTTAACAAAGGACATACTTCCTATAAAAAATATGATTCATGGAATTATTGATACCAAGTCAAATTTTGATCCTGAGCAAAGTAGAACTATTTTGGCAAAAATAGATAATGGTCAAAATTTATTTCAGGCATATAAAATGAATGTTAATATTGTAAATGATAGGGATTTACTCAAAATTGTGCCTGAACAAAAATTTTTAGTAGATCTTGATATTAATGATACAATAAAAATTAGCGCAATCTATTTATAG
- a CDS encoding aminotransferase class III-fold pyridoxal phosphate-dependent enzyme, with translation MTHSDLIQNLQNQLFSAILESQDIYTEIKSSDKDKSKFQKELLEKYISMKGRNIFFNYISEGKGYGPFCELMDGSVKFDLIGGIGVNLLGHGHPLYIKSHLEAALYDTIMCGNLQTYTPAIDLTKKILGAVSKSRLKHFWFAGSGSFANDTALKIIWQKTAPKYRLIAFKKSFAGRSIAMQEVTENSAYRENMPQMIEVDHVPHFDQYNPDTSLEKTMQALEEVTAKYPNQHCAITLELVQGEGGIIFGDEIYYKEIFKWAKSKGLYIWVDEVQTFGRTDELFAFQKFGLDEFVDVVTVGKALQACGTLYTEDLNPKPGLIAGTFNGSISALICGSKTLDYLQKGNFYGPEGRVKQLENIFIKKLNELKKSEGVISYIGCIGTMIAFGIEDESKDKTTKFIQQLFENGIISFMAGSNPCRIRMLLPLSLNDEHISEIFDLIRKTITEFKE, from the coding sequence ATGACACATAGTGACTTAATTCAAAACCTACAAAATCAGCTTTTCAGTGCAATATTGGAATCTCAAGATATTTATACAGAAATAAAATCTTCAGACAAAGATAAGAGCAAGTTTCAAAAGGAGCTTCTAGAGAAATATATAAGTATGAAAGGTCGAAATATTTTCTTCAATTATATTTCTGAAGGAAAAGGATATGGGCCATTTTGTGAATTGATGGATGGTTCAGTAAAATTTGATCTTATCGGAGGCATAGGAGTTAATCTTCTTGGACATGGACATCCCCTCTATATTAAATCTCATCTTGAGGCCGCATTATACGACACGATTATGTGTGGAAATCTTCAGACATATACACCTGCAATTGATTTAACAAAGAAAATATTGGGGGCAGTTTCAAAAAGTAGATTAAAGCATTTTTGGTTTGCAGGATCAGGAAGTTTTGCAAACGACACAGCATTAAAAATAATATGGCAAAAAACTGCTCCAAAATACAGACTCATTGCTTTTAAGAAATCCTTTGCAGGAAGAAGTATAGCAATGCAAGAAGTCACCGAAAACTCTGCTTACAGAGAAAACATGCCTCAAATGATTGAAGTAGACCATGTTCCACATTTCGATCAATACAATCCAGATACATCTTTAGAAAAAACAATGCAGGCCCTAGAAGAAGTGACAGCGAAATATCCAAATCAACACTGTGCTATCACACTTGAGCTTGTCCAAGGAGAAGGGGGCATCATTTTTGGTGACGAAATTTACTATAAAGAAATTTTCAAATGGGCAAAATCTAAAGGGCTATATATTTGGGTTGATGAAGTGCAAACTTTTGGCAGAACAGATGAACTTTTTGCATTTCAAAAATTTGGTCTAGATGAATTTGTAGATGTCGTCACAGTTGGGAAAGCACTTCAAGCATGTGGAACTCTTTACACAGAAGATTTAAATCCCAAACCTGGTCTAATAGCAGGTACATTTAATGGTTCGATATCTGCTCTGATTTGTGGGAGCAAAACTCTTGATTATTTACAAAAAGGTAATTTTTATGGCCCAGAAGGTAGAGTAAAACAACTCGAAAATATTTTTATAAAAAAATTAAATGAACTCAAAAAATCAGAAGGAGTGATAAGCTATATAGGTTGTATCGGAACAATGATCGCCTTTGGTATTGAGGACGAATCAAAAGATAAAACAACCAAGTTTATCCAGCAACTCTTCGAAAACGGAATTATTTCTTTTATGGCCGGAAGTAATCCATGTCGTATAAGGATGTTATTACCTCTTTCATTAAATGATGAACACATTTCTGAAATATTTGATCTTATAAGAAAAACAATTACAGAATTTAAGGAATAA
- a CDS encoding cyclic nucleotide-binding domain-containing protein, which produces MSYEKDILQSIQDGESLPQKVDLNILKYFWQASPVFGAKKQNIPKFLRAIDVFKNFTDNELRILCRHFHLRKFDSKEIIFKQLDLGVGFYLIYSGTVDIIVEDSNRIDEEDEKTPRLVVSLDSGDYFGELALLQENSLRNASAISRDNTLLLGIFKPDVEELINIHPIIATKLLQSISIIIANRLYSLTKEARSMKQKLFELEKELEDKQ; this is translated from the coding sequence ATGAGCTATGAGAAAGATATTTTACAATCTATCCAAGATGGGGAGTCCCTTCCGCAAAAAGTTGATCTAAACATTCTGAAATATTTTTGGCAAGCATCTCCTGTATTTGGAGCAAAGAAACAAAATATTCCCAAATTTTTAAGAGCGATTGATGTCTTTAAGAACTTTACAGACAATGAGCTCAGAATTTTATGTCGACATTTTCATTTAAGAAAGTTTGATTCCAAGGAAATTATCTTTAAACAACTCGATCTTGGGGTAGGATTTTATCTTATTTACTCAGGGACAGTTGATATAATTGTGGAAGACAGTAACAGAATTGATGAAGAAGATGAGAAGACGCCTAGACTTGTAGTAAGCTTGGATTCTGGAGATTATTTTGGTGAACTTGCACTCTTACAAGAAAATAGTTTGAGAAATGCTTCTGCTATTTCAAGAGACAACACCCTATTATTGGGTATTTTCAAGCCAGATGTAGAAGAGTTAATTAACATACATCCAATCATTGCGACCAAATTACTCCAATCTATTTCAATAATCATAGCAAATAGATTGTATTCATTGACCAAAGAGGCCAGATCGATGAAGCAAAAATTATTTGAACTTGAAAAAGAATTGGAAGACAAACAATGA
- a CDS encoding AI-2E family transporter, whose amino-acid sequence MTSKSKSLSTLKSSRYIFFFSIFVLVFVVLYSMPRLSVPLGVAYVFYLVLSPIVPFFEKFGVNRGAILGIVLTLFLFFSFYPIIKVSTSVFNEAQKFQYYLPKVEKFLTSNFEYISTMIEDKTGFKLDTTYIDNFLSTSKNTIGSFIYKIPNYLASVVEWVFLVPLFLFFFLRDGRKLRNLLLNMTPNTMFERFYFFIYQFNKKLGGYIFAKFVEASLIGFIITLGLLIMKVRFAFLLGIVAGLTNVIPYVGPFFGAIPALIFAATEYSMNDPKFSGVIFLYVIANAIDIALIFPILVSRIVDLHPIVVVISVVLGSQLFGVVGMIISIPMAVAIKLIFSEIYHEIYASRH is encoded by the coding sequence ATGACTTCAAAAAGTAAGTCTTTAAGTACGCTTAAATCATCTAGATACATTTTTTTCTTTTCAATATTTGTTCTCGTATTTGTTGTTTTATATTCAATGCCCAGGTTGTCAGTGCCTCTTGGTGTGGCCTATGTCTTTTATCTTGTTTTAAGTCCAATCGTTCCATTTTTTGAAAAATTCGGAGTAAATAGAGGGGCCATTTTAGGAATAGTATTAACTCTTTTTCTGTTTTTTTCATTTTACCCTATTATCAAGGTTTCAACATCAGTATTTAATGAAGCACAAAAGTTTCAGTACTATCTTCCTAAAGTTGAAAAATTTCTTACAAGTAACTTTGAATATATCTCCACCATGATAGAAGATAAGACCGGCTTTAAGTTAGATACAACATACATTGATAACTTCTTATCAACTTCAAAAAATACAATTGGCAGTTTTATCTATAAAATACCTAATTACCTGGCCTCTGTCGTAGAGTGGGTCTTTCTCGTTCCATTATTTCTTTTTTTCTTCCTAAGAGATGGAAGAAAACTAAGAAATCTCTTACTCAACATGACTCCTAATACTATGTTTGAAAGGTTTTATTTCTTTATCTATCAATTTAATAAAAAACTAGGTGGCTATATTTTTGCAAAATTTGTTGAGGCCAGTTTGATTGGGTTTATTATCACTCTTGGGCTTCTGATTATGAAAGTGCGCTTTGCATTTCTTTTGGGAATCGTTGCTGGACTAACAAATGTTATACCCTATGTAGGCCCATTTTTTGGAGCAATTCCGGCCCTCATATTTGCTGCCACTGAATACTCAATGAATGATCCAAAATTTAGTGGAGTTATATTTTTGTACGTTATTGCAAATGCAATTGATATTGCTCTTATATTTCCTATTCTGGTTTCAAGAATTGTAGATCTTCATCCAATTGTAGTTGTCATTAGTGTTGTTCTAGGCTCTCAATTGTTTGGTGTTGTCGGTATGATTATTTCTATTCCCATGGCCGTTGCCATTAAGCTTATCTTCTCCGAAATCTATCATGAAATTTATGCTTCAAGGCATTAA
- the bamD gene encoding outer membrane protein assembly factor BamD — MLKKLFYIAVVLFLYSCATERPTGNTEAEVIYKEAQELMEGGRYLLAIEKVNLIKTQFPYSFYASYAELLYADILFEQDNFEEAAGTYILFKDFHPKHKKVEYVHYRIAESYFRQLPSTFDRDLSVADQAISFYEDLVQKFPNTNYKKEAIEKINKCKKMKRDREQYIADFYFKTEVYDSAVYRYNEILKTYREKDLRVHSIVRLVQSFAFLKNKEECHNNFNLYQSELSGKRLDELKEVVKTCK; from the coding sequence ATGTTGAAAAAGTTGTTTTATATTGCTGTAGTTTTGTTTTTATATTCATGTGCAACAGAAAGACCTACTGGCAACACAGAGGCCGAAGTGATTTACAAAGAGGCACAAGAGCTAATGGAAGGTGGTCGATATCTCTTAGCAATTGAAAAGGTTAATTTAATTAAAACTCAGTTCCCTTACAGCTTTTATGCGAGTTATGCTGAACTACTTTATGCCGACATCCTTTTCGAACAAGATAATTTTGAAGAAGCTGCTGGTACCTATATCTTGTTCAAAGATTTTCATCCTAAACACAAAAAGGTAGAGTACGTACATTACAGAATTGCAGAATCTTATTTCAGACAACTTCCTTCTACTTTCGATCGAGATTTATCTGTTGCAGATCAGGCGATATCATTTTATGAAGATCTTGTTCAAAAATTCCCAAATACAAATTATAAAAAAGAAGCAATAGAAAAAATCAATAAATGTAAAAAAATGAAAAGAGACAGAGAGCAATATATTGCAGACTTCTATTTTAAAACAGAAGTTTATGATTCTGCTGTCTATAGATATAATGAAATTCTTAAAACCTATAGGGAAAAAGATCTTAGGGTTCATTCAATAGTAAGACTCGTTCAGAGTTTTGCATTTCTAAAAAACAAGGAAGAGTGTCATAACAACTTTAACCTCTATCAGAGCGAATTAAGTGGAAAACGATTAGATGAGCTTAAAGAAGTTGTAAAAACTTGTAAATAG
- a CDS encoding tetratricopeptide repeat protein: MEKLTEKTLVEKGIQLYKDGEFKKSKKVFSELIEINPKSVDGFFYLANIFHIQGEVGKAIKAFSKVLEIDPSHTDASISLSVLYNDIGKYEQGKKIFEMANERIKVNKANSTIEDNHINKKFSFKHYELADLYMTYNRYDEALFEFNKAFNLDPENLDARIKMAKVYAKKGFIGKAFDELKRLKNEQPHYIPAKIALGVLYYGNGRVVEAQNEWEKVLSQDPNNKEAGMYLNLSQTATETTL, translated from the coding sequence ATGGAAAAACTAACAGAAAAGACCCTCGTAGAAAAAGGGATACAACTTTATAAAGATGGGGAATTTAAAAAATCAAAAAAAGTTTTTAGTGAACTCATTGAGATAAATCCAAAAAGTGTTGATGGTTTTTTCTATTTAGCAAATATTTTCCATATTCAAGGTGAAGTTGGTAAGGCAATAAAGGCATTTAGCAAGGTTTTAGAGATTGACCCTTCACATACTGATGCTTCAATAAGTTTATCTGTTCTTTACAACGATATAGGGAAATATGAACAAGGAAAAAAAATCTTTGAAATGGCCAATGAAAGAATAAAGGTTAATAAGGCCAATTCGACAATTGAAGATAATCATATAAACAAAAAATTTTCTTTTAAACATTACGAACTTGCTGATCTCTACATGACTTACAATCGATATGATGAAGCTCTATTTGAGTTTAATAAGGCCTTTAATTTAGATCCTGAAAATTTAGATGCGAGAATAAAAATGGCCAAAGTATATGCAAAAAAAGGTTTTATTGGAAAAGCATTTGACGAGTTAAAAAGGTTAAAAAATGAACAACCCCACTATATACCAGCGAAGATTGCTCTAGGAGTATTATACTACGGAAATGGTCGGGTAGTAGAGGCCCAGAATGAATGGGAGAAGGTTCTTTCACAAGATCCTAATAATAAAGAGGCCGGTATGTATCTAAATCTTTCACAAACTGCGACAGAAACTACCCTGTAA
- a CDS encoding HAMP domain-containing histidine kinase: protein MLRKIKIFDCALVRLNSFLQNRYSDSESKQICLNFESHLAVVLSTGILMWTYAFIALFAFKNPIPAYVGFGASVIHLLSPLTFLVTKNTFITSLFVLIPGIVHQSTFAYYSGGAKSDILLWFSVLPLVAGILSNIATVIFWFITCSVISFLFLYAQGTGYIFPMEISTEGYYLSRNILMFGNIFLSTILISAYLKFDSLIKKNLESKNLKVHNLLRILLHDISTPISIIKNSSKNLVNSKRDQKEQKSFDKIMNSMNIIETILSSVRQMYAVDIGKTQLTLKKYCISDIKKFLEFMFDQRLKDKDLMFKFSFNNLENENIFVDKVIFQNQILANIVSNSIKFSHHKSSIDIEVYKSQNAQNMVHIKISDHGIGMNAELISKIFDPKLSTSRLGTSGEKGTGLGMVIVKSLIGKMDGEIEVQSIEGTGTTFILSLPAYVGSESFSESEVA, encoded by the coding sequence ATGTTGAGAAAAATAAAAATATTTGACTGTGCATTGGTTCGACTGAATTCTTTTTTACAAAATAGATATTCTGATTCTGAATCAAAACAAATTTGCCTGAATTTTGAGTCTCATCTTGCAGTTGTATTATCAACAGGCATATTGATGTGGACTTATGCTTTCATAGCTCTTTTTGCATTTAAAAATCCAATTCCTGCGTATGTTGGTTTTGGTGCTTCGGTCATACATCTGCTGAGTCCATTAACTTTTCTTGTAACAAAAAATACTTTTATTACAAGTTTATTTGTCCTTATTCCAGGTATCGTTCATCAATCTACGTTTGCTTATTATTCGGGTGGAGCAAAAAGTGATATATTACTTTGGTTCAGTGTTCTTCCCTTAGTTGCTGGAATTTTATCAAATATTGCCACCGTAATATTTTGGTTTATAACTTGTTCTGTAATATCTTTTTTGTTTTTATATGCGCAAGGCACAGGATATATATTCCCGATGGAAATAAGTACAGAAGGGTACTATCTTTCAAGGAACATTCTTATGTTTGGGAATATATTTCTGTCAACGATTCTCATCTCAGCTTATTTGAAATTTGATTCATTGATTAAAAAAAACTTAGAATCAAAAAATTTAAAAGTACATAATCTCTTGCGTATTCTACTGCATGATATTTCAACTCCGATCTCTATTATTAAAAATTCATCGAAAAACTTAGTAAACAGTAAACGGGATCAAAAAGAACAAAAAAGTTTTGATAAAATTATGAACTCGATGAATATAATCGAAACTATACTCTCTAGTGTCAGACAAATGTATGCCGTAGATATTGGTAAAACTCAACTTACACTCAAAAAATATTGTATTAGTGATATTAAAAAATTTCTCGAATTTATGTTTGATCAGAGATTAAAAGATAAAGATTTAATGTTCAAATTTAGTTTTAATAATCTTGAAAATGAAAATATTTTTGTGGATAAGGTTATATTTCAGAACCAAATTCTGGCGAATATTGTTTCAAATTCAATCAAATTCTCTCATCACAAAAGCTCTATCGATATTGAGGTTTATAAATCTCAGAATGCTCAAAATATGGTTCACATTAAAATTTCCGATCATGGAATTGGAATGAATGCAGAACTCATTAGCAAAATATTTGATCCAAAGTTATCAACATCACGATTGGGAACATCTGGAGAAAAAGGTACTGGCCTAGGAATGGTGATTGTAAAATCTCTTATTGGAAAAATGGATGGAGAAATTGAAGTTCAATCTATTGAGGGCACCGGTACAACGTTTATATTATCCCTGCCTGCCTATGTAGGAAGTGAGTCTTTTAGTGAATCTGAAGTGGCCTAA
- a CDS encoding flagellar assembly protein FliW, translating into MKVNTTRFGELEVDKKDIIRLKEGLLGFDELTSFFIVDPNDQTLILWLQSTERPEIAFPILEPRIFVHDYKVNLLPAEMASLELENLNQASIYSILTIPQNVTDMSANLKAPLVINNQKKIARQIVLQDSKLEVKHPMYTDLKKYIVSFSSDDTKRTNVQRQRTQTTIEETTTENAEIKLPEQNA; encoded by the coding sequence GTGAAAGTAAATACGACGAGATTTGGAGAACTTGAAGTCGACAAAAAGGATATCATTAGATTGAAAGAGGGTTTACTAGGATTTGATGAACTCACTTCTTTCTTTATCGTCGACCCTAATGACCAAACGCTCATTTTATGGCTTCAATCAACTGAAAGGCCAGAGATTGCTTTCCCTATTTTAGAACCAAGAATTTTTGTTCATGATTATAAGGTCAATTTATTGCCTGCAGAAATGGCCTCTCTAGAACTTGAAAACTTAAACCAAGCGAGTATTTACTCGATTTTAACTATACCTCAGAATGTCACAGACATGTCTGCTAATTTGAAAGCTCCACTTGTTATTAACAATCAAAAGAAAATTGCTAGACAAATTGTTCTTCAAGATAGCAAACTTGAAGTGAAACACCCAATGTACACTGATCTCAAAAAGTACATTGTTTCATTTTCTTCTGATGATACCAAAAGAACCAACGTCCAAAGACAAAGAACTCAAACGACAATAGAAGAAACCACTACTGAAAACGCTGAAATTAAATTACCTGAACAGAACGCTTAG
- the csrA gene encoding carbon storage regulator CsrA encodes MLVLTRKLGESIAIDDHIKIVVVQIKGKQVRLGIKAPKETKIHREEVYQAIQQQNTEASQTDMEGIHKLAEELGKKND; translated from the coding sequence ATGCTAGTTTTAACAAGGAAGCTTGGGGAAAGCATTGCAATTGATGATCATATCAAGATAGTTGTTGTTCAAATTAAAGGTAAACAGGTAAGACTAGGAATTAAAGCGCCTAAAGAAACTAAAATACATAGAGAAGAAGTTTATCAGGCAATTCAGCAGCAAAATACAGAGGCCTCTCAAACGGATATGGAAGGAATTCATAAACTAGCAGAAGAACTTGGCAAGAAAAACGACTAA